The genomic region CACCCAATGGCTGGAGGTCAAAATTCGCGAGGGCCGCAACCGGCAAGTCCGACGTATGACTGCCGCGGTTGGACACCCCACCCTACGGCTCGTACGTACGACTGTCGGGCGTTGGCATCTGGGCGATCTGCAACCTGGAAAATGGCGTCAATTTGGTGATCGGCACAGCAGTGTGCAAAAAGGGGATCAAACATGAGTGGTGACCGGGGCCTGGTCGTTGTCGGCCTGTCCGGTGGCGTCGATTCATCCGTCGCGGCCCTGCTTCTGAAAGAACAGGGTTACCGGGTCGAAGGCCTGTTCATGAAGAACTGGGAGGAGGATGACGACGCTGAGTACTGCTCCGCGGCAGAAGACCTCAAGGATGCCCGGGATGTGGCAGCCATACTCGACATTCCGCTGCACAGCGTAAATTTCTCTGCTGAATATTGGGATCGGGTATTCGCCTATTTTCTCGATGAGTACCGCACAGGACGAACACCCAACCCCGACGTGCTCTGCAACCGGGAGATAAAGTTCAAGGCCTTTCTCGACTATGCACTGGAGTCTCTGGGCGCGGAACGCATCGCTACGGGGCACTATGCACGACTGGGACAGCACATGGGAGAATATCAGCTTCAGCGAGCGGCAGACGAAGGCAAGGATCAGACCTACTTTCTCTATATGCTGAGTCAGACACAACTCTCCCGCACCCTCTTCCCGCTGGGTGATCTGCAGAAGGAGGAAGTGAGAAGAGTTGCCGGGAAAGCCGGTTTTCCCAATCATAAAAAAAAGGACAGCACCGGCATCTGTTTCATCGGGGAGCGAAAATTTCGTGAGTTTCTCAGTCGATATCTGCCGGCTAATCCGGGTCGTATCGAAGATCCTGAAGGTGTGACCCTCGGAAATCATCAGGGATTGATGTACTACACCCTGGGACAAAGGCAAGGTCTGGGTATCGGCGGCCGGAAGAATAGTGCTGAGGCTCCCTGGTTCGTTGTGGCAAAGGATCTGCAACGAAACGTATTGATAGCAGCACAGGGCCACAACCATCCCATGCTGATGAGTGGAGGAGCCCTCGCAACCCAGCTGCACTGGGTCTCCGGCAAGGCACCCCAATTTCCCTTGTTTTGTAAAGCTCGACTGCGGCACCGTCAGTCCCTGCAGGATTGTGAAGTCCTTTTTCGACCGGGGAACACCTGTGAAGTCGTATTCGACGAACCCCAGCGGGCCGCGACACCCGGCCAATCAATCGTATTCTATCGGGATGGCGACTGCCTCGGCGGGGGCATTATCGAATCCTCATACCCCTCTGGAGAGGCTTACCCACCGTGACATACAACATAGAGGACCGTACCCTGGCACTTGCCGGCATCTTCCAGGCAGCCACACTGGTACAGCAGATTGGGCAGCGGGGAATGGCGGATTCGGAGATTATGAACCGCAGTATCCACAGTCTGTTCGAGACAGATGCAGGGACTGTTTCCGATGTTTTCGGCGGCATCAATGGCGTTGCCTTCGGCCTGCGCGAGGTTTACCGTCAACTGAGTGGTGAAGCCAAAAGGGATGCAGAAGTCACCGGGTATCTGCTCGCCCTGATTCAACTCGAACGCAAGCTCTCAAAGCTGCCGGAACGGTTGACGAAAATCCGCCAGGGTATCGATTTGACCACAACCCGCCTGGCACATTTCCCCGAGATGCACTCCAATATTCTCGCCTCTCTGGCGGAGATATATGCCGAGAACGTCAGCACTCTGCAACCAAGAATCATGGTTCAGGGGGAAGCAGTGTATCTACAGAACCCTGATAATGTGAATCGTATCCGCTCCCTGTTGCTCGCGGGCATCCGCTCCGCCATGTTGTGGCATCAAACCGGTGGACGCAGGATGCAAATCGCGTTCGGAAGGAAAAATTATCTGACCACCGCAAAAAAATTGTTGGATAAGTCCACATGAGTATTTGAACAATTGTTAAATGCGACAGTGTCGCGGGTCTCGCAATCAGGGCCTGTAGTACCCTGAAAATCGAAATTTCAAACGATCAGGATATTATTATGAAACTGCTCCATTCAGCTTTGCCCCTCGCTTTCACTTTGGCCCTTACCGCATGCGGCGAGTCCAATACCCCCGCACCTGTGACCTCAACTGCACCGGTCCAGGCACCACAGATGGAAGTTGCCGAAGCCGCGACAACCGCGACTGATCCGTCACTGACCGATCAAGCCAAAACCGTGGGGAAAGAGACTTGGGACAAAACCAAGGAAGTCTCCGCTGACACCTATGATGCCGTTGCAGAGAAAAGCAAGGAAATCTACGAATCGACAAAAGACACTGCCGGCGAAGTCGGTGGCACCATTAAAGAAAAATCGGGCGAATACTATGACGCTGCCAAAGAGACTGCCGGGGATATCGGTAGCTCAATCGGCGAGAAATCGAGCGAGTACTACGATGCCGCCAAGGCAAAAGGCATGGAGATGATGGGCGGCACGGAAGAGAAAGCGGAGTAAATCTGCGCTATCCACCTTATCACGCAATGCATAAAGAGGAGTCGATCTGGCGACAGCAAAAAAACAGCTGTGGGCCTCATCGACTCCGCCTCCTGCCTTTCTTGGGACTGCATGAAATAGCGCAGAGGACTCTCACCATCAGAGTGAACATGCGGTTATAATCCTCGTCTTCGATTTACCAAGATGAGTTGATAATCATGGATCTCTCCACACTTACCGCAGTCTCCCCGGTGGACGGGCGTTATGGCAGCAAGAGCGCCGATTTGCGCCCAATCTTCAGCGAATTCGGCCTGATCAGGCATCGGGTGCTGGTGGAGGTTCGCTGGCTGCAGGCGTTGGCAGACCACGACAGCATTGCCGAAGTCCCCCTGCTCAGCGAACACGCAAACAATATTCTCGATGGGATCGTCGAAAGATTCAGCGAAGAGGATGCCCAGCGGGTCAAGAATATCGAGCGCACCACCAACCACGACGTCAAGGCGGTGGAGTATTTCCTGAAGGAGAAGATTGCCGGCAACAATGAGCTGGAAGCGATCAGCGAGTTTATCCATTTCGCCTGCACTTCCGAGGACATCAACAACCTCTCTCACGCCCTGATGTTGCGTGAGGGTCGTGGACAGGTCCTGCTGCCCCAGATGGATGAGGTAATCAATGCCATCCGCTCCCTGGCTCATGAACTGGCGGACCAGCCGATGCTCTGCCGCACCCACGGTCAGCCAGCCTCACCGTCCACCATGGGCAAAGAGATGGCCAACGTGGTCTACCGCCTACATCGCCAGCGTGAACAGATCGCCAACCTGCAGATGCTGGGCAAGATCAATGGGGCCGTGGGCAACTACAACGCCCACCTCTCTGCCTATCCGGAGGTCGACTGGCCCGGTTTTGCCAAAAACTTCATTGAATCCCTGGGATTGGACTGGAACCCCTATACCATCCAGATCGAGCCCCACGACTATATCGCGGAACTGTTCGATGCCACCGCCCGGTTCAACACTATCCTGATCGATTTCTGCCGGGATGCCTGGAGTTATATCTCGCTGGGTTATTTCAAGCAGAAAACCATCGCCGGTGAAGTCGGTTCATCCACCATGCCGCACAAGGTCAATCCCATCGATTTCGAAAACGGCGAGGGTAACCTGGGCATCGCCAATGCGCTTTTCGGCCACTTGGCCACCAAACTGCCGATCTCCCGCTGGCAGCGCGACCTTACGGACTCCACCGTGCTGCGCAATCTGGGTGTCGGCATCGCCCATACCAGCATCGCCCTGCAGTCCATCATGCGCGGTATCAGCAAGCTCGAGGCCAATGGCGAAGCTATGCTGCAGGATCTGGACGGCAACTGGGAGGTGCTTGCGGAGCCGATACAGACTGTGATGCGCCGCTACGGTATCGAAAAGCCCTATGAAAAACTCAAGGAATTGACCCGTGGACAGCGTATTACGCCAGAGGATCTACAGCGCTTTATTGAGGGGCTTGAGATTCCCGAGGAGGCCAAGGTCTCACTGAAAAACATGACCCCGATGAGCTACATCGGCAATGCGGTTCAGCAGGCAGAAAAAATATGATTTAGATCTCATATCTGCTCAAAACTGTGATCTCCAGCACAGTTTTGCATGAGGAATTTAGTTCATACTAATTCTGCACGCACGACCTGATTGGCTTGTCCTCCCGTTCGTGTCCGCAAACACAGGGTCTTCAGCTGTGCGTGCGATTTAGAACCCGGCATACCTCCCCCAACTTGGTGTGCCGGGTTTTCTTTTGCCTGTTTTACGCGCTTCTCGTTAATCCGAATCGCTCAATCATCATCACGATGTTTGCCGACACGGATAATGACCCGGGCAACAGGATTCAGCCAGCGATGGACACGGCTGTCGAGATCGCTGTTTCCACCGTTCAGATCCTCGTCTCCCACCACACCCTTGTGGACATGAACGTTGGCATTTTGCTCGGCGTCAAAAACTCCGGTGGCAC from Gammaproteobacteria bacterium (ex Lamellibrachia satsuma) harbors:
- the hflD gene encoding high frequency lysogenization protein HflD, yielding MTYNIEDRTLALAGIFQAATLVQQIGQRGMADSEIMNRSIHSLFETDAGTVSDVFGGINGVAFGLREVYRQLSGEAKRDAEVTGYLLALIQLERKLSKLPERLTKIRQGIDLTTTRLAHFPEMHSNILASLAEIYAENVSTLQPRIMVQGEAVYLQNPDNVNRIRSLLLAGIRSAMLWHQTGGRRMQIAFGRKNYLTTAKKLLDKST
- the mnmA gene encoding tRNA 2-thiouridine(34) synthase MnmA: MSGDRGLVVVGLSGGVDSSVAALLLKEQGYRVEGLFMKNWEEDDDAEYCSAAEDLKDARDVAAILDIPLHSVNFSAEYWDRVFAYFLDEYRTGRTPNPDVLCNREIKFKAFLDYALESLGAERIATGHYARLGQHMGEYQLQRAADEGKDQTYFLYMLSQTQLSRTLFPLGDLQKEEVRRVAGKAGFPNHKKKDSTGICFIGERKFREFLSRYLPANPGRIEDPEGVTLGNHQGLMYYTLGQRQGLGIGGRKNSAEAPWFVVAKDLQRNVLIAAQGHNHPMLMSGGALATQLHWVSGKAPQFPLFCKARLRHRQSLQDCEVLFRPGNTCEVVFDEPQRAATPGQSIVFYRDGDCLGGGIIESSYPSGEAYPP
- the purB gene encoding adenylosuccinate lyase, which gives rise to MDLSTLTAVSPVDGRYGSKSADLRPIFSEFGLIRHRVLVEVRWLQALADHDSIAEVPLLSEHANNILDGIVERFSEEDAQRVKNIERTTNHDVKAVEYFLKEKIAGNNELEAISEFIHFACTSEDINNLSHALMLREGRGQVLLPQMDEVINAIRSLAHELADQPMLCRTHGQPASPSTMGKEMANVVYRLHRQREQIANLQMLGKINGAVGNYNAHLSAYPEVDWPGFAKNFIESLGLDWNPYTIQIEPHDYIAELFDATARFNTILIDFCRDAWSYISLGYFKQKTIAGEVGSSTMPHKVNPIDFENGEGNLGIANALFGHLATKLPISRWQRDLTDSTVLRNLGVGIAHTSIALQSIMRGISKLEANGEAMLQDLDGNWEVLAEPIQTVMRRYGIEKPYEKLKELTRGQRITPEDLQRFIEGLEIPEEAKVSLKNMTPMSYIGNAVQQAEKI